From Spea bombifrons isolate aSpeBom1 chromosome 6, aSpeBom1.2.pri, whole genome shotgun sequence, a single genomic window includes:
- the LOC128500499 gene encoding olfactory receptor 5I1-like: MVIPPPLFNSSQQNVQEFILSTISVVYEVQILLCISFTIIYAVTFFGNAIIILIIQLDTRLQTPMYFFLTNLSFLDICYSSVTVPKLLDILFAGNRKISFYGCILQMYFFHVLGSSEMFLLAAMAYDRYVAICNPLRYTVIMTRAVSVPLGVSAWLGGFTHSTLHTACLLRLIFCGPNIMDNFFCDATPLIKLSCSDTTIDEIMLITTPGILGPSCFILILVSYSYIVSSILKINSMEGRYKTFSTCASHLIVVSIFYGTGIIVYIQPMSVYSSANRFVTVFYAIITPMLNPIIYALRNKEVKGALGKLLCQQRRVQRSIQRQNT; this comes from the coding sequence ATGGTCATTCCCCCCCCTCTTTTTAACTCCAGCCAACAAAATGTTCAGGAATTTATCCTCTCCACCATCTCTGTGGTGTATGAAGTCCAAATACTTCTCTGTATCTCATTTACTATCATCTACGctgttacattttttggcaatgccatcattattttaattatacaatTGGATACCCGTCTTCAgactccaatgtattttttcttgacTAACTTGTCTTTTCTTGATATATGTTATTCCTCTGTAACTGTTCCGAAATTGTTGGATATCCTTTTTGCGGGAAACAGGAAAATTTCATTTTATGGCTGCATCTTGCAGATGTATTTCTTCCATGTTCTGGGAAGCTCAGAAATGTTTCTTCTCGCTGCCATGGCTTATGACCGTTACGTAGCAATATGCAACCCCTTACGATATACTGTTATAATGACAAGAGCTGTAAGTGTACCATTGGGTGTCAGCGCATGGTTAGGAGGTTTTACGCACTCTACTTTACATACCGCATGTCTTCTAAGACTTATCTTCTGTGGACCAAATATCATGGATAACTTCTTCTGTGATGCTACGCCTCTCATAAAATTATCATGTTCTGACACAACCATTGATGAAATTATGCTCATTACAACGCCTGGTATTCTGGGGCCTTCCTGCTTCATTTTAATTCTTGTTTCTTATAGCTACATTGTCAGCAGCATTCTGAAAATAAACTCAATGGAAGGAAgatacaaaacattttctacATGTGCCTCTCATTTAATTGTGGTTTCAATTTTCTATGGTACTGGTATAATTGTGTACATACAGCCAATGTCAGTCTATTCATCTGCAAATCGCTTTGTCACAGTGTTCTATGCCATTATAACACCCATGTTAAATCCAATTATATATGCCTTAAGAAATAAGGAGGTTAAGGGAGCATTGGGAAAATTATTGTGTCAGCAGAGACGTGTACAAAGAAGTATACAAAGGCAGAACacctga
- the LOC128500501 gene encoding extracellular calcium-sensing receptor-like — protein sequence MLFAIEEITASSLLIPNVTLGFEVYDSCYSDAAAIESVMSYLSGKQTKVPNYSCKSVPPKRAAVVGDSPSSGSIAIARILGLTLFPQISYASALPSLADKTQFPSFVRTVGTVDSQPVAVVEMIKHFNWSWVGIVSSSNDYGDQGSQKLKAEMAKNRICVAFAKTLFTIPSKANLEDIVRVIKKSTANVIVLYAYATELIALLQAVTAEKILGKVWIAVGSWLPSAVFSQKDLWATLNGTIGLAKYSSDIPGFRDFLYSIHPSKYPDDIFIKEFWGHVFGCKWTEYNTSSHGPICTGKEELRKLDSSVYDTRNFRLAVSVYNAMYAVAHAIHDMMFCEPGKGPFFNGTCAHIDNFHPWQLFYYIKHVNLMTTAGERVAFDEKGELKGLYDVLNWQVSGGMKGGLVKIGIFDDWGPNGKKLLLSENVILWGEKYTQVPTSMCSVSCPPGYRKAPREGEPFCCYDCIPCSDGEISNQTDTTDCARCPDDQWSNVNRVKCIPKLIEFLSYEEPLGMALSGVTGACSVLTISVLCIFIRFRDTPLVKANNRSLSYLLLVALLLCFLCSFLFIGRPSPITCLIRQAIFGTIFSLCVSSIFAKTITVVIAFNATKPNSSLRKWVGSSIPNSIIVFGSTIQCLICTSWVIIYPSSPELNLKASRDKITVECKDGSVIFFYIMLSFLGFLAFLTLVLAFLARNLPDGFNETKFITFSMLVFTSVWVSFIPAYVSTKGKYMVAVEIFAILSSSFGLLCCIFAPKCHIIILRPHMNTREFLTSKTNSTGRKR from the exons ATGCTTTTTGCGATTGAGGAAATAACTGCAAGCTCACTTCTAATACCAAACGTTACTCTAGGATTTGAAGTTTATGACTCCTGTTACTCAGATGCTGCTGCAATAGAAAGCGTCATGAGCTACCTGTCTGGCAAGCAAACAAAGGTCCCCAATTACAGCTGTAAGTCGGTACCACCAAAGAGGGCTGCGGTAGTTGGCGATTCCCCATCATCTGGTTCCATTGCTATTGCAAGGATTCTTGGGCTCACCTTGTTCCCACAG ATCAGCTATGCATCAGCCCTACCTTCCCTCGCTGACAAAACCCAATTTCCATCCTTTGTGAGAACCGTGGGTACTGTTGACTCCCAACCTGTTGCTGTTGTTGAGATGATTAAGCATTTTAATTGGTCCTGGGTGGGCATTGTATCCTCCAGTAACGACTATGGAGACCAAGGCAGTCAGAAGTTGAAAGCAGAGATGGCAAAAAATAGAATATGTGTTGCATTTGCCAAAACATTATTCACCATACCAAGTAAAGCTAATTTGGAAGATATCGTCCGTGTTATAAAGAAATCAACAGCCAATGTTATTGTATTGTACGCCTATGCAACAGAGTTAATTGCTTTATTGCAAGCGGTCACTGCCGAGAAAATATTGGGAAAGGTATGGATTGCTGTTGGAAGTTGGCTTCCATCAGCTGTGTTTTCCCAAAAAGATTTATGGGCAACCCTAAATGGAACCATAGGTCTTGCAAAATACAGTTCAGATATCCCAGGCTTCAGGGATTTCCTATACAGCATCCATCCTTCTAAATACCCCGATGACATTTTTATAAAGGAGTTTTGGGGACATGTATTTGGTTGTAAATGGACTGAATATAATACTTCCTCCCATGGACCCATTTGTACTGGCAAAGAAGAGTTAAGGAAACTTGATAGCTCCGTGTACGATACAAGAAATTTCCGACTAGCAGTTTCCGTGTACAATGCGATGTATGCCGTGGCACATGCTATACATGATATGATGTTCTGTGAACCAGGAAAAGGGCCATTTTTTAATGGCACATGTGCCCACATTGACAACTTTCACCCCTGGCAG CTTTTCTAttacattaaacatgtaaatctCATGACCACCGCAGGAGAAAGGGTGGCTTTTGATGAAAAAGGTGAACTTAAGGGACTTTATGATGTTTTGAACTGGCAAGTGTCGGGTGGTATGAAAGGTGGCCTGGTGAAAATTGGAATCTTTGATGACTGGGGACCCAATGGAAAGAAACTCTTATTAAGTGAAAACGTAATATTATGGGGTGAAAAATACACACAG gtcccGACCTCCATGTGTTCTGTCAGCTGTCCTCCAGGTTATAGAAAAGCACCACGTGAAGGTGAACCCTTTTGCTGCTATGATTGTATTCCATGTTCAGATGGAGAAATTTCCAATCAGACAG ATACAACTGACTGTGCGAGGTGTCCAGATGACCAGTGGTCCAACGTGAATCGAGTAAAATGCATCCCTAAATTAATTGAGTTTCTATCATATGAAGAACCGCTGGGCATGGCGTTGTCTGGTGTCACTGGAGCATGTTCTGTGCTCACCATTTCTGTGCTCTGTATCTTTATTCGGTTTCGTGATACCCCACTGGTGAAAGCCAACAACAGAAGTCTCAGTTACTTACTCCTGGTGGCTCTTCTGCTCTGCTTCCTTTGTTCGTTTTTATTCATCGGACGACCGTCACCAATAACCTGCCTCATCCGTCAAGCTATCTTTGGTACTATATTTTCGCTCTGCGTCTCTTCAATTTTTGCCAAGACTATCACGGTGGTTATTGCCTTCAATGCCACCAAGCCTAATAGTTCACTTAGGAAATGGGTTGGATCTTCAATCCCCAATTCTATTATTGTTTTTGGTTCCACTATCCAATGCCTGATTTGTACCTCTTGGGTAATTATATACCCTTCCTCTCCAGAACTTAACTTGAAAGCATCCAGGGACAAGATAACAGTAGAGTGTAAGGATGgttcagtaatatttttttatataatgctgAGCTTCTTGggttttttagcatttttaactCTAGTTCTTGCTTTTTTAGCTAGGAATTTGCCTGATGGTTTCAATGAGACAAAATTTATCACGTTTAGCATGCTGGTTTTTACAAGTGTTTGGGTATCCTTCATCCCAGCCTATGTCAGCACTAAGGGCAAATATATGGTCGCAGTAGAAATTTTTGCAATACTATCATCCAGCTTTGGTCTCCTCTGCTGTATTTTTGCACCCAAGTGTCATATTATCATTCTTAGACCTCATATGAACACTAGAGAATTCCTAACATCGAAAACAAATTCGACTGGTAGAAAGCGATAA